tttcctctttgttgcttgatccacatctttttgaactttctgttgaacagtgcttgctcatcatcggacagttcttctgaggaatcttcttcatcagacatttctttcgtctgactgttcttggagatgttagctttgaaggcgatgcttttctgcttctttaggctttcatcttgagaaagttcaatctcatgaaccttcagagatcccaggagatcttcaagttttagtgtgctaagatctcttgcttcttggatagcagtaactttgggtctccatcttCTAGGAAGAcacctcagtatttttgtgatttgatcaatgtgtgcgtacgtgcgatcgagatttcgaagaccattgataatggtttgaaatcttgcgaacatttcatcaatggtttcactttccttcattttgaaggtttcatattcagccactagtagacttactttggcttgacgtacatttgctgtaccttcataggcaagccctagagcttcccatacttctttggcagttgcgagtccatcaactttgtccaactgagctttgcttaaggcacataagagaaatagttttgcctttgaattgagttgatagtctttgcgttgagcttctgtcagctgatctttcttgatgggttcaccagcgtcatctttataaacgatgttgccattttcaatgatatcccacaacttgtagtttgaggattctatgaaaagttgcatgtgcgtcttccagtagggatattcggttccatcaaagaaaggaggcttgttggtggatgagcccgtagcgatagcttgatcttctgccatggatctttactctacacctgttaagatgttagttctagagcctaagctctgatgccaattgatatgtaaataagtaacacaagaaagggggggtttgaattgtgtccctaaaaattacttgttaaaactttagtttatgaaaagaatataagCTCTTAAGAAaactgttctggtgactttccaaaaaccgtttagtgcagcggaagtaagtaaataaagcagaacgatcagcacacaggaatttatactggttcaccctaaacgattgggctacgtccagtacttggccaccaccaagattttcactagcaagtatcaaggacttctccaatacaagtattagacaggacttctccaagtattatcacggacttctccaagtattgtacaagaCTCCTCccagtattatcacggacttctccaagtattgtacaggactcctcctacaatctacaagattgtttggctctacaagaaatctcttctcaaaagagttagtgtagacaatttatggcactggaactctcaagtgttttgggttctgaaaggacgttggaacacacaagagttcagaatctaagagagaactaaatgaagaggtttgactcttttaaggtttggtattctctcttgatttagcaaaggtatgagatcggatttgactcttaggaaatctgctgtgagcttttaatgctttgaagaatgtttggagtaactgctctgagttctttgctttgcttgcaataaatttttctcttctcttcttttcttcaatcttcagatatgtcctttatatatgatcttgctagttgtgtagccgttgagacacaaaatctggccgttgtttgtagccgttgtgagtgtcatctaaccgttgattcaaatcttcggttggtagcttcattaaatgcatgctgctgttcaaagctatcctttagccaaaaaggtgtactttgtcagctagtaggtggcgatagctttgggctactttgcagaaaagagacattttggaaatgtgatgttgacgtgttgtcctttttccttttcattggtcaccgagacttctctcttcaaaggtaaatcagtttgcacgtgaccggattagtttccttctgactaaagcatgggacaaatagttgagatataattttgactttcccgctcaaaggcttcttctgaaattctgaggtatgacgtggcatgaaacgatccagaataagtgtcttcctcgtttactggacgatgcggtcatatcttgcgtaaacttctttttccttataaggcttagacatattcgttgaagcatgtgaccttataatatatatttcctgaaaaatgtcattaacatctggaattagatttcaGTATAgagaagtatttataaaaattgttaggatcaaaataagattgaaacacgttgtaacacgtttgaacttaacacgaaatggcagaccttcgggtttactgctgatctgactaccgttgttgttggagtaagaggcacgcgggccgaaatggtcccaccgtggctggtgttagggctgatccgtttgatgtccatccctttccggaatgcatttggttaactgggttaaccgtcatatcatttcatgcaacatgcatactgacttagttgctgagtgtgattgataattgataatcctacttgatgcatgctatttgttattactgtcttttatattcattatggaatatacaaccctaggatgatatccctaacttataagcctaagtagctatctaTATCTGTATcaattggatttattatttacataattctttggagttgaccctcgcgtcttctttgtgtgctttggcggacaaacaccctttgtcagatgtctatggcggactggttcacgatggttcacccttcgggggaaactagggttgagatgctggaaccggagcgcatcgcggtcgcaaaaggaggacggatggtgtacatagactaggtcgttctggattcagattggacgacgatcatgctagcatgtaggttttagtgctggtgtgagctcctcgagatgggattagtgtaggagtagagtcttagctctgatcgttatgttttcttttgggaacaaggtagtttcccgccgatagctttttgtgtggtttctctacaggaatcacagagagttggttgggctaggaggtcttgttttaggccgtttgggctaactcattctcatttttgagggatagtgttgcgaacacttgacctttcttttggtttgctactacagcgggggctgtatttattatatattagttctgttatcttctgtTGTAGAGTTTCTATTTCTTCCAGTTTCTGAATCtgctatcaaaaaaaaaaatattcacgtttctCCGCTTTAAGTtcctttttggttactaaagtgacgccaccgaaatcgaggTGTTACATTGGAGACTCTTGTTGATGCTGCAACCGCACAAGATGTCGCACCAAATGTTGAATCATAGGAAGAGCGTGGTTCTGACTCTGGTTCTGAAGAAAAATCTCAAGGATCAGGTGCTGCGAAGGGCGATGATTCTGATGCTGAAAATCCTGACTCTACAAGTGAGAAGACTCCATCTGTGGAGGTCCCCCATCAAAAATCTTCTGAACCCTCGTCCAAAAACGGTAAGGAACCAGTGTTGATTTCCTCTAAAGAAGAAGAACCTGATGGTGAAGTATTGATCAAGAATTTTGCAAGCAAGAAGGCTCCTGGTTCTGCAAGCAAGAGTGTTGTAgataagaagaagaggaaaaaaaaagggaTCTGATGTTAAGACCCCCAAGACTCCCAGAGTATCTCAGGTCCAAGTTCCTaagcagaagaaaaagaaagaaaagaaggagaagaaggttgCTGCCTCCATTGGGAAGAAGAGAAAACATGTTCCTGACACTGTCTGTGAACCAGATGTCGAGCAAGATGTTCCAGACATCTCTACCACTGTCAAGAAGAGAGTCAAGGGGAAAAGAATTCCTTTGAATGTTCCAGATGCCCCCATGGACAATGTGTCTTTCCACTCTGCTGAATTTGCTCAGAGATGGAAATCTGTTTTTTCAGAGAAGAATTGTTGTTGAAAGAGAGTTGAGTGAAGAAGCCTTAAGTTACACAGAGATCATTGATGTTATTGAGAAGACTGAATTAATGAAGACTGTGACTGGATTGGATAATTTCTTTATTCAACTGATAAGAGAATTAATTGTGAATATTCCTTCTGATTGTGACAATGAGGATAATGTTGAGTACAGAAAAGTGTTTGTGAGGGGAAAAGGTATAGACTTATCTCCTGAAGTGATAAACAATTATTTGGGCAGAAGTCCTGATGCTGTGACTAAGGGGGAGCCTGACTTGGACAGGGTTGCTAATACCATCACTGGGAAGCTGGTCAGAAAATGGCCAAAGAAAGGGTTGTTACCCTCTGGGAAGTTGACTGCTAAGTATGTTGTGCTCTACAAAATAGGCACTGCAAACTGGATGGCCACTCAACATTTATCGGGAGTGACTCCTCCCTTGGACAGAATGCTTTACTTGATTGGAATAGGAGGCGAATTTGATTTTGGAAATCTTGTCTATGAGCAGACTTTCAAGCATGCTGGATCAtttgctgtgaagctgcctattCTGTTTCCCTGTCTTCTCATTGGGCTGATTATGCATCAACATCCTAACATTTTGAGGTAAGAAGCCTCTACCTCTCAAATTTGATTATCGCTTGTTTGTTGGGACACATGTTCCATACATTATGCTGTCTGCTGCTAGAGGAACTGCAAGTGTCAGTGGTACTAAGGCCTCTGGGTCAAGCAAGGAGGACATTGTGGGTGAAATGCAGGAAATTTCAAAGACCCTGCAAGACACCATACAAGCCTGCAAGGTGAGGAAACTTAATGTTGATCAACTGATCAAAGCTCTGGCTGAGGTTCATGCTGCTGCTGAGGAAGAAGAGGTTGAAGAGGAAACTGAGATTGCTTGGGATGAGAATGTtgctgctgaagaagaagaggctcAATATGAAACTgttggagaagaagaacaagaggcTGCTAAAGAAGATGATGTAACGGGTTCTACCAGTTCTGCCACTGTTAGTCGCTTCTCTTTAAGTCCTTTTTAGTTCTTTTGTTTTGGATGTAATTGGTGAAGACTATTACTCTCATGGTCTGTAAACATTCTACAATTCATCTTTGTGCACTTTGGATGGCTACTATGGTTCACTTTAATGGATAAGTATGTTAGTTCTCTCCATGgtctttgatgagcctttgccAAATTGTACTAATAAGGGGGAGTAAAATCAGTGAGTATGTGATGTGCTGTGACGGGCTGTTGCTACTAGTTTCTGATAGTTCTGTTACTGCTAGTTTATGTTACTATGGAGAAGTTAgtttgtgtttgtgttgtgCTTTGCTAAACTCTGATATCTGCTACATGTTTTCTGAGATTGGTTGTGTCTATAGCTGCTGATGATAGCTATGTTTGTGGTAGATATATTAGTTAGCTACCTTGGTATATTCTGGTGCTCTTTTGTTGCAAGTCGAGTTTTGAAGAGCTTTAtggtagtggattgtattagctaaaatttgacaaagggggagattgttgttcatTTGTTATAgttgtctacattttagctaatgtattTATGTGCCAAGATGTTGGACAAGATGTTGTAACATTGTGCTATGACATTTGTCCCTGTGAAACATTCTGATACTTGACAGATTTTGTGAAGCTTTGTATTGATTACATAGTGATTAAGTTAGGGTTATTGTGGAAGCTTCTGTGCGTTGTCAAGGGAGATATCAAGTGTTGCCAACCCGGTTCAAAGGGGTTTGATTTGGAGTTAATTGTGGAAGTTTTTGTCTGCACCTTAAAACACGGTTTGAAGACTCTGAgcagatttgttactggtttgtTACCGAAACAACTTCCTGTTTTGTGTATGGACTCTGTGTGCTTTCAAGCTCATCGAAGACAAGGCTTGAAAGACTACTACTTATGAAGACCCAAGACCTAGTTGTTAGGTGTGCTTCGCGTGTTTTGATTAGGGTTTTATTGAGTTCATACTGAGTGTTCTCTTAGCAGCTTTATGTCATTGTTGTAAGCTAAGAGTtgtgtgatcttgagatctgtctttgtaCTCTTGTTAgagttcaatcactgtggcagtgatttagagtaagaaagtgagagagactctcatacttagggggaggactaagtaataagCCACGAGTAGAGATAGCTAGGTAGAAAAGTTAGTTGAACTGGGGCAGTTTTGTTGAgacttttgtgtacaatttctctataatagtggattatctttccgggtgaaaaccctccagacgtaggtgatattgcaccgaactgggttaacaatctctTGTGTGATTTTAGTATTTATGTCCTTTAACTTGCTTAATTGTTTGATGTGATTTGTGTCATGTTATACAGGATATCTTAGACATTTatgcccagtttggaagagattatttgagcttatttgtcagtgtttgggagggcttatgcaaacagcttatggcctgtcataagctattttcagcttattttcataagctactcaggatagcttatgaaaaacagtttattcttatatatagcttatgtttaatttatttcaataaaattttaaaaataacttatgaataagcgcttatgagcataagcgcttaattaagctatttTTCCAAACGGAGCCTTAATAGAACATTTGTCTTACGGTTGCCGGAATTTCATATTTCTCATGCCTAAAAATAGTATTTATATATTTCACATCATTGTCATCTTAAATACTTTTAGCTGAAGCTGCTTTAAGAATTTTTGGCGTCAAGAATAATGGCCTCCATGTATGGCGATGTGTTTTAAAGAAtcaagggttaaatatgtttttcgtccctaaactttggcCGGATTCCGGTTTTTGTCCCTTGCCGGCGTAACTTCCGGATCAGGTCCTCAGACTATGACTGGCGTTTGGTTTTCGTCCTTGCCGGAGGGGTTGCGTTGACCACCGTGGACACCTGTCAATTTTAGCCCACGTGGTATTgccatgtcaattaatgaagatgatgtggaatttttttccaattaaattaacaaaaaacCCCTAATTAATGAAActcctaaaaataaaaattaggcttaaaagcatttgttgcccctgatgtttgAGGTTTGTGCAACTGACACCCCCCATCTATTTTCGTCCATGTTTGTACCCTTAATGATACTGAAAGGTGTAGTGAGTACCCCTCCGTCACATTGACGTTAAAAAATTAACGGAAGGGGCTgatgtggtttttttttaatttttttttaccaaattacgtttaaaattgagaaaaaagggCAAGTGAGATTCGAACCCAGGCCATGCAAGTGTCAAAAACAACACTTAACCAACTGAACTAGATAGATAATTGTAATATCTAACAacacaatattatttatattatctACCCTCCTTTAAACCTATACACATCAATTCAGCAAACTACCCCATGAAGCTTCTCACCCCAAAATCCGAGTACCCCCATCTGATTCCGATTTCGAACAACAAAACCCTTGTTGGGTTTACGAGAATCAACACTGTTTCCTTCCCTTTAATCTATGGAAATCACAAAGTTGTACCATGTCATAACCTCATCCTTCATCATCACAAAACCTCTCATCCTTTAACCACAACTCCCCTGCATCCTGAAAACCTTCACCACCGAATTGAACCACCTTCTTCCATCGCCCAGAACCTCGCCAAAATAATCACCAACAGCCACCAAAACCACCAGAACAACAACCCAAAATCTCAGAAATCAGAAAACAGAAATCACCACAACCATTCCCAATCACCATAACCATTCTCCAACACCTGAATAAATTGAACCCAGAACCTCCAACCGCACAAACCCAACCATCCAGAGCCACACCAACCTTCGCCCCAGCCACTATCATAACCAACAACTGAAACCCCCATCGTCAGAACTCAAAAGCCTCCACCCTCCGTTCATTGCAAACCCGCCACCATCATGTGGGTttacgagagagagagagagagaccaaATTGAGACCTGAAGGGGAGGAGGAGAGAAATTGAGCAATAGTACAAGGCGAGATCGAGGAGGCTCCACGACAGCGTGAAGATGACCCGACGAAGAATATGGTGGTCACGCGGCTCAGTATCTGGGTTTGTTGATGATTGGCAGGGATGAGGATTTCTTtgatctttcttttctttctggTTATGGGTCATGGGTTTGGGCTCTgatttgaagatgaaaatggaGATTAGGAGAAGAAAGAGGTTTTTGGGATGATGGAGTTGTTGCTTTCGGTTATTgagtgaaggagaaggagagaaTGTTGTATGTGGATCAGGATAAAGAAGAAGTtcatggatgaagatgaagggaaCGAAAGGATGAGAATTATCTGGGTTCAAGTTCATTACATTTTGATGAATAAGTATGCTATAAATAAAACATTGGTCATAATTTCAACATTTGATTGAGTAGCTTAATTGGTAAAGTCTGTGTTTTGCTAATTCAAGGTCATGGGTTCAAATCCTCCCACCTCCTTTTACCAAGttctgattttcttttaatGACGTGTCACGCCACGTAGGATGCTGACGTGGCATTTAACGGCCACATCACCCTTTTTAAACGGCAGAATGACGGAGGGGCAAACGGTGCACATTTGTAAAACATGAAGGGTACAAACATGGACGAAAATAGATGGGGGGTGTCAGTTGCACAaacctgaaacatcaggggcaacaaatgcttttaagcctaaaaattataattaaactcatcatcttcaacttcttcttcaacaTCTTCAAGATCATCTCCAGCAAACGCGTGGCTACAACTCTTGCTAGAAATACATCTGACAAATAAAGAAAAACATGGAATTGGATTTCTTTTCTCAAAAATATACACTTCTTTAAAGTTTAGACAAATATGAAAAAAGGGGCATTTTCTCAAGAACATGCTGCCACCTTGGTCTCTTCCAAACATTTCCACACCATAACCAAACCAGTTCCATCACCAATGAAGAATAGTCCACCAGGAACAACCTCAATTGATctaatttcttttcttgcaaATAATCGACCCCTCTGAAAATGATGGCAAAGAAGATAGAAAGATAAATACACAACAGCAAAAAAACCCAAATCCAGAAACCCCAACCCAAAAACCCCAAACATCCATTGATGTGCCTTTCTCCTGGAAACCTCCATCGAAGTAGAAAACCCAGATCCGCCACCGCAATGTCGAGTTTGAAACCCTTGCACGAGTTCGAAACCCATGAAAGGTTCAATCTTTCCCTCACCTCTCCCCCTGCAACAGgcgttgaagatgatgaaaacgACGAAGGGGAGACTGGCCCAGATGCTGATGAAGGAATCATATGCAAGGCCTCAGGTGCGACAACAAGATATGGGTCTTTCTCTCGCACTCCAGATTGGTCAGATCCAACCCACTCTCCATTTCCCTTGCCACTGTGTGTCCACTCGCAATCTCTTTGTTCATGTTGctgttttatttctttcttgtgTTGTTTTAAGGAACCCTTGTTTTAATAGGTGTGTAATTGGGGCTGTTATCCCCTCCTTTTCTTTGTTGTATCTGCTACTTGCTGATGTTTTATTCGtttcttcttaaaaaaaaaaatttgaaaggtTTTGGTGGTTTTGTGGTTATGGTGCTTGGAGCTTGTGGTTTTCATGGAAGtatgatgaggatgaggatgatgaataaAAGAAAATCTGGATTTTGGTTGTTCTTGGAGGATGAAGATTAAGATGGTGAAGATGAAGACGAGAgattataaattaatatttcttattattttaatttttaataattaataattagttaatatggaattgaaaaaaataaaagggaaaagaaagaaaaattccACATGTCT
This is a stretch of genomic DNA from Lotus japonicus ecotype B-129 chromosome 1, LjGifu_v1.2. It encodes these proteins:
- the LOC130736974 gene encoding uncharacterized protein LOC130736974 encodes the protein MSQEPRKKNVVGPKLVKNVHGVKFLGSKTSSSTPSRVTRSFAPIASPESSGPAKRTRSMRIKHVVHKKGGYKASNAQDISNDSRPSENAGDDQTIDVQNAEANQVINDVLDEERGSDSGSEEKSQGSGAAKGDDSDAENPDSTSEKTPSVEVPHQKSSEPSSKNGKEPVLISSKEEEPDGEVLIKNFASKKAPGSVQVPKQKKKKEKKEKKVAASIGKKRKHVPDTVCEPDVEQDVPDISTTVKKRVKGKRIPLNVPDAPMDNRRIVVERELSEEALSYTEIIDVIEKTELMKTVTGLDNFFIQLIRELIVNIPSDCDNEDNVEYRKVFVRGKGIDLSPEVINNYLGRSPDAVTKGEPDLDRVANTITGKLVRKWPKKGLLPSGKLTAKYVVLYKIGTANWMATQHLSGVTPPLDRMLYLIGIGGEFDFGNLVYEQTFKHAGSFAVKLPILFPCLLIGLIMHQHPNILRGTASVSGTKASGSSKEDIVGEMQEISKTLQDTIQACKVRKLNVDQLIKALAEVHAAAEEEEVEEETEIAWDENVAAEEEEAQYETVGEEEQEAAKEDDVTGSTSSATVSRFSLSPF